The following proteins come from a genomic window of Bactrocera tryoni isolate S06 chromosome 1, CSIRO_BtryS06_freeze2, whole genome shotgun sequence:
- the LOC120778809 gene encoding cuticle protein 8-like — MKILPYIAFTTVAIFGVAFAGYIPQWHAASYASVVQHTDGYHLATHDYGSHGHYLQDAGHGYDHHDNHYESHHYPKYTFDYGVKDAHTGDHKSQWEHRDGDHVKGGYTLEEADGTTRVVEYTADDHHGFNAIVKKIGHAHHPQAYHHGAYGYDHGHVDSHF; from the exons ATGAAAATCCTCCCGTATATCGCATTCACCACTGTCGCGATTTTCGGAGTCGCATTCGCGGGCTATATTCCACAGTGGCATGCTGCCAGTTATGCCTCAGTTGTCCAGCACACCGATGGTTATCATCTTGCCACACACGACTATGGTAGTCACGGTCATTATCTGCAAGATGCAGGACATGGCTATGATCACCACGATAACCACTACGAATCTCATCATTATCCCAAATACACCTTCGACTATGGTGTTAAGGACGCACACACCGGCGATCATAAGAGCCAATGGGAGCATCGTGATGGTGATCATGTCAAGG GTGGCTATACTCTGGAGGAAGCTGATGGTACAACACGAGTTGTAGAGTACACCGCTGATGATCACCACGGCTTCAATGCTATTGTCAAAAAAATTGGCCATGCTCATCATCCTCAAGCATACCATCATGGCGCTTATGGTTACGACCATGGTCATGTCGATAGTCACTTCTGA
- the LOC120778801 gene encoding pro-resilin-like yields the protein MQILSCIAFTAALFAVAFAGYIPQWHAANYASVVQHTDGHHLATHDYGSHGHYLQDAGHGYDHHDNHYESHHYPKYTFDYGVKDAHTGDHKSQWEHRDGDHVKGGYTLEEADGTTRVVEYTTDDHRGFNAVVKKIGHAHHPQGYNHEGNYYGADGYENGHTGSFFEVSQHH from the exons atgcaaattcTCTCGTGTATCGCATTCACAGCCGCGCTTTTTGCAGTCGCATTCGCGGGCTATATTCCACAGTGGCATGCTGCCAATTATGCCTCAGTTGTCCAGCACACCGATGGTCATCATCTTGCCACACACGACTATGGTAGTCACGGTCATTATCTGCAAGATGCAGGACATGGTTATGATCACCACGATAACCACTACGAATCTCATCATTATCCCAAATACACCTTCGACTATGGTGTTAAGGACGCACACACCGGCGATCATAAGAGCCAATGGGAGCATCGTGATGGTGATCATGTCAAGG GTGGCTATACTCTGGAGGAAGCTGATGGTACAACACGAGTTGTAGAGTACACCACCGACGATCATCGCGGCTTCAATGCTGTTGTCAAGAAAATTGGCCATGCTCACCATCCTCAAGGATATAATCATGAAGGCAACTACTATGGTGCTGACGGTTACGAAAATGGGCACACTGGCAGCTTCTTTGAAGTCAGTCAACATCACTGA